One window of Phalacrocorax carbo chromosome 1, bPhaCar2.1, whole genome shotgun sequence genomic DNA carries:
- the MFNG gene encoding beta-1,3-N-acetylglucosaminyltransferase manic fringe isoform X2 has product MGCRLVRGLSGAAVFLVSVALLSMRHRGAQETAQYPGLREGMLEKPEQWRKVSPEDVMGGGGKGQKDLQVHPPEGYRTEGSLTLGDIFIAVKTTKRFHQSRMELLLDTWISRAREQTYVFTDEEDDALKRRMGDHAVFTNCSAEHSHPALSCKMAAEFDAFLASSQSWFCHLDDDNYLNPQALLKVLSSYSATWDVYLGKPSLNRPIWASEKLPNNETKSVRFWFATGGAGFCISRKLASKMVPWASGRNFLSTSELIRLPDDCTVGYIIECKVGGQLLPNALFHSHLENLQLIPSSRLTQQVTLSYGVFEDKLNVIELSGPFSPQEDPSRFRSLHCHLYPDTSWCLQAVGW; this is encoded by the exons ATGGGCTGTCGGCTTGTCCGTGGCCTCTCTGGAGCCGCAGTCTTCCTTGTCAGCGTGGCTCTGCTTTCCATGCGGCACCGTGGGGCTCAGGAAACAGCTCAGTACCCAGGGCTCAGGGAGGGGATGCTGGAGAAGCCAGAGCAATGGAGGAAAGTGAGCCCAGAAGATGTCATGGGAGGTGGTGGCAAGGGGCAGAAGGACCTGCAAGTCCATCCTCCGGAGGGATACAGGACTGAGGGAAGCCTGACCCTTGGGGACATTTTCATAGCTGTGAAGACAACCAAGAGATTTCACCAGAGTAGGATGGAGCTGCTCCTGGACACGTGGATATCCCGAGCAAGAGAGCAG ACCTATGTCTTCACTGATGAAGAAGATGATGCCCTGAAAAGGAGAATGG GTGACCACGCAGTCTTCACCAACTGCTCTGCCGAGCACAGCCacccagccctctcctgcaaaaTGGCTGCTGAGTTTGACGCCTTCCTGGCCAGCAGCCAGAG ctggttttgccatttaGATGATGACAACTACCTGAACCCTCAGGCCCTCCTGAAGGTCTTGTCCTCCTACTCTGCGACGTGGGACGTTTACCTGGGGAAACCCAGCCTGAACAGACCCATCTGGGCCTCCGAAAAGCTGCCAAACAATGAGACG AAATCTGTGCGCTTCTGGTTTGccacaggaggagctgggttCTGCATCAGCCGCAAGCTGGCAAGCAAGATGGTGCCTTGGGCCAG TGGCAGGAACTTCCTGAGCACTTCAGAGCTCATCCGCCTGCCGGACGACTGCACCGTGGGTTACATCATTGAGTGCAAAGTTGgtgggcagctgctgcccaaTGCACTCTTCCACTCCCACCTGGAGAACCTCCAGCTTATCCCCTCCTCTCGGCTCACGCAGCAG GTCACCCTCAGCTATGGTGTCTTTGAGGACAAGCTCAACGTTATTGAACTCAGTGGCCCCTTCTCACCCCAAGAGGATCCCTCAAG GTTTCGATCACTCCACTGCCATCTCTACCCCGACACCTCCTGGTGCTTGCAGGCTGTTGGCTGGTGA
- the MFNG gene encoding beta-1,3-N-acetylglucosaminyltransferase manic fringe isoform X1: protein MGCRLVRGLSGAAVFLVSVALLSMRHRGAQETAQYPGLREGMLEKPEQWRKVSPEDVMGGGGKGQKDLQVHPPEGYRTEGSLTLGDIFIAVKTTKRFHQSRMELLLDTWISRAREQTYVFTDEEDDALKRRMGDHAVFTNCSAEHSHPALSCKMAAEFDAFLASSQSWFCHLDDDNYLNPQALLKVLSSYSATWDVYLGKPSLNRPIWASEKLPNNETKSVRFWFATGGAGFCISRKLASKMVPWASGRNFLSTSELIRLPDDCTVGYIIECKVGGQLLPNALFHSHLENLQLIPSSRLTQQVTLSYGVFEDKLNVIELSGPFSPQEDPSSRFRSLHCHLYPDTSWCLQAVGW, encoded by the exons ATGGGCTGTCGGCTTGTCCGTGGCCTCTCTGGAGCCGCAGTCTTCCTTGTCAGCGTGGCTCTGCTTTCCATGCGGCACCGTGGGGCTCAGGAAACAGCTCAGTACCCAGGGCTCAGGGAGGGGATGCTGGAGAAGCCAGAGCAATGGAGGAAAGTGAGCCCAGAAGATGTCATGGGAGGTGGTGGCAAGGGGCAGAAGGACCTGCAAGTCCATCCTCCGGAGGGATACAGGACTGAGGGAAGCCTGACCCTTGGGGACATTTTCATAGCTGTGAAGACAACCAAGAGATTTCACCAGAGTAGGATGGAGCTGCTCCTGGACACGTGGATATCCCGAGCAAGAGAGCAG ACCTATGTCTTCACTGATGAAGAAGATGATGCCCTGAAAAGGAGAATGG GTGACCACGCAGTCTTCACCAACTGCTCTGCCGAGCACAGCCacccagccctctcctgcaaaaTGGCTGCTGAGTTTGACGCCTTCCTGGCCAGCAGCCAGAG ctggttttgccatttaGATGATGACAACTACCTGAACCCTCAGGCCCTCCTGAAGGTCTTGTCCTCCTACTCTGCGACGTGGGACGTTTACCTGGGGAAACCCAGCCTGAACAGACCCATCTGGGCCTCCGAAAAGCTGCCAAACAATGAGACG AAATCTGTGCGCTTCTGGTTTGccacaggaggagctgggttCTGCATCAGCCGCAAGCTGGCAAGCAAGATGGTGCCTTGGGCCAG TGGCAGGAACTTCCTGAGCACTTCAGAGCTCATCCGCCTGCCGGACGACTGCACCGTGGGTTACATCATTGAGTGCAAAGTTGgtgggcagctgctgcccaaTGCACTCTTCCACTCCCACCTGGAGAACCTCCAGCTTATCCCCTCCTCTCGGCTCACGCAGCAG GTCACCCTCAGCTATGGTGTCTTTGAGGACAAGCTCAACGTTATTGAACTCAGTGGCCCCTTCTCACCCCAAGAGGATCCCTCAAG caGGTTTCGATCACTCCACTGCCATCTCTACCCCGACACCTCCTGGTGCTTGCAGGCTGTTGGCTGGTGA